One genomic segment of Myotis daubentonii chromosome 14, mMyoDau2.1, whole genome shotgun sequence includes these proteins:
- the OGG1 gene encoding N-glycosylase/DNA lyase isoform X2: MVERLCQAFGPRLIQLDDVTYHGFPSLQALAGPEVEAKLRKLGLGYRARYVNASARAILEEQGGLPWLQQLRKASYEDAHKALCTLPGVGTKVADCICLMALDKPQAVPVDVHVWQIAQRDYSWHPTTTQGKGPSPQANKELGNFFRSLWGPYAGWAQATLPPAPRCCSVLTYASPTKSHQQSVERDPQGPKSRWGAQDKGILPIPFPSIPHTLLHPDSCGEGGSMQLPQGSDTLKPSSLHNSVGWGHYLGRQSYLWFYPLPFITRRNNKIETFVWKMQWGSGRKRGGVGWNRVTPVEGEKGSSLPPISHTQGILTLDPGT; the protein is encoded by the exons GGCCAGAGGTGGAGGCTAAGCTCAGGAAGCTGGGCCTTGGGTACCGTGCCCGCTATGTGAATGCCAGTGCCCGAGCCATCCTTGAAGAACAGGGGGGGTTGCCCTGGCTGCAGCAGCTGCGCAAGGCCTCCTATGAAGATGCCCACAAGGCCCTCTGCACCCTGCCTGGAGTGGGCACCAAG GTGGCCGACTGCATCTGCTTGATGGCCCTAGACAAGCCCCAGGCCGTGCCCGTGGATGTCCACGTGTGGCAGATTGCCCAACGTGACTACAGTTGGCACCCCACAACAACCCAAGGCAAGGGTCCAAGCCCCCAGGCCAACAAGGAACTAg GAAACTTTTTCCGGAGCTTGTGGGGACCTTATGCTGGCTGGGCCCAAGCA actcttccccctgcccccaggtgctGTTCAGTGCTGACCTACGCCAGCCCCACCAAGAGCCACCAGCAAAGCGTAGAAAGAGATCCACAGGGCCCGAAGTCTAGGTGGGGGGCACAGGACAAAGGGATTCTCCCAATACCTTTTCCCTCCATTCCCCATACTCTCCTCCATCCAGACTCATGTGGGGAAGGGGGCTCCATGCAACTACCTCAGGGGTCAGACACCCTCAAACCAAGCAGTTTGCATAacagtgtggggtgggggcatTATCTCGGGAGACAAAGCTACCTTTGGTTTTATCCTCTTCCCTTTATTACAAGAAGgaacaataaaatagaaacatttgtatggaaaatgcaGTGGGGAAGTGGTAGGAAaaggggtggggttgggtggaACAGGGTAACCCCAGttgaaggagagaaggggagcagTCTGCCCCCAATCTCTCACACACAGGGGATCCTGACCCTGGATCCAGGGACCTAG